The proteins below are encoded in one region of Acanthochromis polyacanthus isolate Apoly-LR-REF ecotype Palm Island chromosome 4, KAUST_Apoly_ChrSc, whole genome shotgun sequence:
- the LOC110955355 gene encoding putative claudin-24, translating to MDTCACALELLGMLVYVGAWLCALATTILPQWLTMSTALLPVESYELGLWETCVVQDVGGMECRAYDSLLGLSSDLKLARILMCAALAVGMLGILVAIPGLHLVNSCKEHGGNRAKRTLTIIGGVLGMISGVLCLIPVSYMAHLAVIHFFDDKVPDVVPRWEFGDALFCGWAAGFLLIVAGLLMVTSCSCSQVEPQPVLQRRYQVMGTDSRKRTEYV from the coding sequence atggacaCATGCGCCTGCGCTTTGGAGCTGCTGGGGATGCTGGTCTACGTCGGGGCCTGGCTGTGCGCTTTGGCCACCACCATCTTACCTCAGTGGCTGACCATGTCCACGGCGCTGCTGCCGGTGGAGAGCTACGAGCTGGGCCTGTGGGAGACCTGTGTGGTCCAGGATGTTGGAGGGATGGAGTGCAGAGCTTACGACAGCCTACTGGGCCTCTCCAGTGACCTCAAGCTGGCCCGCATCCTCATGTGTGCTGCCCTCGCTGTGGGCATGCTGGGAATTCTAGTGGCCATACCTGGACTTCACCTGGTCAACAGCTGCAAAGAACACGGCGGCAATCGAGCCAAGAGGACTTTAACCATCATAGGAGGGGTGCTGGGGATGATTTCTGGAGTGCTGTGTCTGATCCCCGTGTCCTACATGGCTCATTTAGCAGTGATACATTTCTTCGATGATAAAGTACCTGACGTGGTGCCTCGATGGGAGTTTGGAGACGCCTTGTTCTGCGGCTGGGCGGCTGGGTTTCTCCTCATAGTGGCGGGGCTACTCATGGTCACCTCCTGCTCATGCTCACAGGTGGAGCCTCAGCCAGTGCTGCAGCGGAGGTACCAGGTGATGGGCACAGATAGTAGGAAGCGCACAGAGTACGTTTAA
- the cldn34a gene encoding claudin-34: MLYLAQTAHWQFWALITGFLAWILTMTTAGIDDWRIWQVDNVSVIDSGVAWVGIWRACFHSHVLPKMENCWSISISNSFVPVEIIVAQVMMMLAVICGLAGNMTAAVAVRMVYFSVENRRHIRLAFAAGGILYLLTATLCLVPLVWNMTSVLNNRTIDFPPEFHLPAAPVSQEIGSAIGVGLFSSILMLISSLFFLCYRYTWRSVSSEDSRDPLHGPWTVTTLPQNSDLSNGDTLGIDNPGFTNE, from the coding sequence ATGCTTTACTTGGCTCAAACAGCTCATTGGCAGTTCTGGGCCCTCATCACCGGGTTCCTGGCCTGGATCCTGACCATGACCACTGCCGGAATCGATGACTGGCGCATCTGGCAGGTGgacaatgtttctgtcatcgACTCGGGCGTGGCCTGGGTGGGCATCTGGAGGGCGTGTTTCCACAGCCACGTCCTCCCCAAGATGGAGAACTGTTGGAGCATCAGCATCTCCAACAGCTTTGTTCCAGTGGAGATCATTGTGGCTCAGGTGATGATGATGCTTGCAGTGATTTGCGGCCTGGCCGGGAATATGACCGCTGCAGTAGCCGTGAGGATGGTCTACTTCTCCGTGGAAAACCGCAGGCACATCAGGCTGGCCTTCGCAGCAGGAGGCATCCTGTATTTGCTCACAGCCACGTTGTGTTTGGTGCCGCTGGTGTGGAACATGACTTCAGTGCTGAACAACAGGACCATAGACTTTCCTCCTGAGTTCCACTTGCCTGCTGCTCCTGTCAGCCAGGAGATCGGCTCGGCCATCGGAGTGGGCCTCTTCTCCTCCATCCTGATGCTCATCAGCAGCCTGTTTTTCCTCTGCTACCGGTACACATGGCGGAGTGTGAGCTCCGAGGACTCCAGGGACCCGCTCCATGGTCCCTGGACGGTCACAACACTACCACAGAACTCTGATTTATCTAATGGAGACACCCTGGGCATCGATAATCCCGGATTCACCAATGAGTAA